One Nitrosomonas sp. PY1 DNA window includes the following coding sequences:
- a CDS encoding phage integrase N-terminal SAM-like domain-containing protein: protein MTQKSTKKTYISWIKHHIAFNDKYDPADRRAVEVEGFLTHLANELHVSYTIRIRRYRSPG, encoded by the coding sequence ATGACTCAGAAAAGCACGAAAAAGACTTACATTTCATGGATTAAACACCATATTGCGTTTAATGACAAGTATGATCCGGCTGATAGGAGAGCGGTTGAAGTGGAAGGATTTTTGACTCATCTGGCCAATGAGCTTCATGTGTCCTACACTATCAGAATCAGGCGTTATCGATCCCCTGGATAA